The proteins below are encoded in one region of Oncorhynchus gorbuscha isolate QuinsamMale2020 ecotype Even-year linkage group LG01, OgorEven_v1.0, whole genome shotgun sequence:
- the LOC123992510 gene encoding trace amine-associated receptor 13c-like yields MEKHEDVQYCLQDRNSSCRKALLSTSIYITLYIFLSLISAVTVFLNLLVIISISHFKQLHTQTNLLILSLAVADLLVGLIVIPVTTVALMESCWGFGKYFCVFQIYVTFLCASLSLGNLVLISIDRYVAVCDPLLYHSKITVTRMMCCISITWCCCIIYRAAIINNFVNVQVPSRCLKECFIVEGITWGNIIDFVFTMVVPCSIIITLYMKIFVVARSQSRKVFSKESVSVSGVQTVQANKSERKAAKTLSIVVFNYFICWIPFLFSFFLYFLIDSLFSVMLIGFLPLFNSFINPIIYAFFYPWFKVTAKRILTLNF; encoded by the coding sequence ATGGAGAAACATGAAGATGTTCAATACTGTCTTCAAGACAGAAACTCTTCTTGCAGAAAGGCTTTGCTATCGACATCTATCTACATAACACTGTACATCTTCTTGTCATTGATTTCAGCAGTTACAGTATTTTTGAACCTACTGGTGATAATCTCCATCTCTCACTTCAAGCAGCTCCACACTCAAACCAACCTGctcatcctctctctggctgtggcaGATCTCCTGGTGGGACTGATTGTGATACCAGTAACGACTGTAGCATTAATGGAATCATGCTGGGGTTTTGGgaaatatttctgtgtgtttcagATCTACGTTACTTTTTTATGTGCTTCTTTATCGCTTGGCAATTTGGTTTTGATATCTATTGACCGCTATGTTGCTGTGTGTGATCCCTTATTGTACCACTCTAAAATAACAGTAACAAGAATGATGTGTTGTATATCCATTACCTGGTGTTGTTGTATCATATACCGTGCTGCTATTATAAACAACTTTGTAAATGTACAGGTACCCAGTAGGTGTTTGAAAGAATGTTTTATTGTTGAAGGAATAACCTGGGGAAATATCATTGactttgtatttacaatggttgtCCCTTGCTCTATTATTATAACACTTTATATGAAAATCTTTGTGGTGGCCAGATCACAGTCCAGAAAGGTATTTTCAAAAGAGTCTGTCAGTGTGTCTGGTGTTCAAACTGTACAGGCAAATAAGTCTGAGAGAAAAGCAGCAAAAACTCTGTCTATTGTTGTTTTCAACTATTTCATTTGTTGGATTCcatttttattttctttctttttgtattttttaattgACAGTTTATTTTCAGTTATGCTCATCGGCTTTCTACCACTTTTTAACTCTTTTATCAATCCAATAATTTATGCTTTCTTTTATCCATGGTTCAAAGTGACAGCTAAACGTATTTTAACTCTGaacttttaa